Proteins from a single region of Nocardiopsis dassonvillei subsp. dassonvillei DSM 43111:
- a CDS encoding tyrosine-type recombinase/integrase: protein MVAREGSTFKRCGCRDESTGRALGVRCPQLKRRTGGWNPAHGAWAFQYELPPTGEGGRRQARRVGLASQEQARKELGHVKALIALAEKDPTVEAQIADLVQAALKQRRPLPDLEEVRKRVAMAVDVRTEPPTVAAWLGEWLKGKPDLAAGTRTSYAGHIRTYLAPHLGRLRVDKLQARHVESMFAAIEETNAHILECRESDDTQVRVSVRGRRVISLSTKHRIRATLRSALSEAVRRPDLPVSVNIASHVRLPSCPRKRPLVWTPDRVRQWAKDGTVPGEVMVWTPEQTRAFLVHARKYPWLYPMFHLIAVKGLRRGEAVGLPWSNTRLTDGQIDIRVQVVQLAWETITSTPKSAAGQRTITLDADTIKVLRVWKRFQNEARLKAGPAWTDSGLACTRQDGSGWHPGQVSDWFLRIARAAGLPPITLHGLRHGAASLALAAGTDVKVVSAELGHATTHFTQDTYQSVFPDVAKAAAEATAALLRGPAPVRAG from the coding sequence ATGGTCGCGCGTGAGGGGTCCACGTTCAAACGGTGCGGATGCCGTGATGAGAGCACCGGTAGGGCGTTGGGGGTGAGGTGTCCGCAGCTCAAGCGCCGGACCGGGGGTTGGAATCCGGCTCATGGGGCGTGGGCGTTCCAGTACGAGCTTCCCCCGACTGGTGAGGGTGGGCGCCGCCAGGCCCGCCGGGTCGGCCTGGCCTCCCAGGAACAAGCCCGTAAAGAGCTCGGGCATGTCAAGGCGTTGATCGCCTTGGCGGAGAAGGACCCCACGGTCGAAGCGCAGATCGCTGACCTGGTCCAGGCGGCGTTGAAGCAACGCCGCCCACTCCCCGACCTGGAAGAGGTACGTAAACGGGTCGCGATGGCGGTGGACGTGCGCACCGAACCACCCACCGTTGCCGCGTGGTTGGGGGAGTGGTTGAAGGGCAAGCCCGATCTGGCTGCGGGAACCCGGACCTCCTACGCCGGGCACATCCGCACCTATCTCGCCCCGCACCTGGGCCGGCTCCGGGTGGATAAGCTCCAGGCTCGCCACGTCGAGAGCATGTTCGCGGCCATCGAGGAAACCAACGCCCACATCCTCGAATGTCGCGAGTCCGACGACACTCAGGTGCGGGTTTCGGTCAGGGGGCGGAGGGTGATCTCGCTGTCCACCAAGCACCGTATCCGCGCCACGTTGCGCAGCGCATTGTCGGAGGCGGTGCGCCGCCCGGACCTGCCGGTGTCGGTGAACATCGCCTCGCACGTACGCCTGCCCTCCTGCCCCAGAAAGCGTCCGCTGGTGTGGACACCCGATCGGGTGCGCCAATGGGCCAAGGACGGGACCGTGCCGGGAGAGGTCATGGTGTGGACCCCGGAACAGACCCGCGCGTTCCTGGTGCACGCGAGAAAGTATCCGTGGCTGTACCCGATGTTCCACCTGATCGCGGTCAAAGGCCTACGGCGAGGAGAAGCGGTTGGCTTGCCCTGGTCCAACACCCGGCTGACGGACGGGCAGATCGACATCCGCGTCCAGGTCGTCCAGTTGGCCTGGGAGACGATTACCTCCACCCCGAAGAGCGCGGCGGGACAGCGCACCATCACCTTGGACGCGGACACCATCAAGGTGTTGCGGGTCTGGAAGCGGTTCCAGAACGAAGCCCGTCTCAAAGCCGGACCAGCGTGGACGGACAGCGGCCTGGCCTGCACCCGCCAGGACGGTTCGGGGTGGCATCCGGGGCAGGTCAGTGACTGGTTCCTGCGCATTGCCAGGGCCGCCGGGTTGCCGCCGATCACGTTGCACGGGCTGCGCCACGGGGCCGCTTCGCTGGCGCTGGCCGCCGGGACGGACGTGAAGGTGGTCTCGGCCGAGCTTGGGCACGCGACCACGCACTTCACCCAGGACACCTACCAGTCGGTGTTCCCGGACGTGGCCAAAGCGGCGGCCGAAGCCACCGCCGCGCTGCTGCGTGGCCCGGCTCCGGTGAGGGCCGGGTAG
- a CDS encoding phosphotransferase enzyme family protein, translated as MPCGHGVAEPIRHSLGPVAHTEDFLQRAARAVSVAARILGVPASRTGSPPELVRIGERAVYRLCDGGVIARVERSADRREEADREVRAARWLAEQSLPVTRPLSGKQPVLAEGLLVTLWEGVQGEWTVPRELARLLRTLHHLTPPPSLGLPDLDPFHRVAERIDTAPGLDTAQRDLLRTHQQDLAARWPTVTPALGTHVIHGDANIGNVLATPQGVVLFDLDGICWGPPEWDLVLTALYRDLDWHTDTEYADFCDVYGFDVTSWDGYPLYKQVRELRMITWLAQKGGESPEIDAEIARRIADLAEPRRQRTWNPY; from the coding sequence ATGCCTTGTGGTCATGGGGTGGCAGAGCCGATCCGGCATAGCCTTGGGCCTGTGGCCCACACCGAAGACTTCCTCCAGCGTGCCGCTCGCGCTGTCAGCGTTGCCGCCCGGATCCTGGGGGTTCCCGCTTCACGGACTGGCAGTCCTCCCGAGCTTGTCCGGATAGGAGAACGAGCGGTGTACCGCCTCTGTGACGGTGGCGTGATCGCCCGCGTTGAGCGCTCCGCGGACCGAAGGGAGGAGGCCGACCGAGAAGTACGAGCCGCTCGCTGGCTTGCCGAGCAGTCCCTTCCGGTGACCCGTCCCCTTAGCGGGAAACAACCCGTCCTGGCCGAGGGCCTCCTCGTCACCCTCTGGGAAGGGGTTCAAGGCGAATGGACCGTCCCACGGGAACTGGCCCGGCTGCTGCGCACCCTGCACCACCTCACCCCACCACCGTCGCTCGGTCTACCTGACCTGGACCCCTTCCACCGCGTGGCCGAACGCATCGACACCGCCCCCGGGCTCGACACCGCCCAGCGCGATCTGCTCCGCACACACCAGCAGGACCTCGCCGCCCGCTGGCCCACGGTCACACCCGCTCTCGGCACACACGTCATCCACGGCGATGCCAACATCGGCAACGTCCTGGCCACCCCCCAAGGGGTCGTGCTCTTTGACCTGGACGGCATCTGCTGGGGCCCACCCGAATGGGATCTGGTCCTCACCGCCCTGTACCGGGACCTGGACTGGCACACCGACACCGAGTACGCCGATTTTTGCGACGTATACGGGTTCGACGTCACCTCCTGGGACGGCTACCCCCTCTACAAACAGGTCAGGGAGCTGCGGATGATCACTTGGCTTGCCCAGAAGGGTGGAGAGAGCCCCGAGATCGACGCTGAGATCGCTCGGCGGATCGCCGACCTCGCTGAGCCTCGGCGCCAGCGCACCTGGAATCCCTACTGA